A window of Acetomicrobium sp. S15 = DSM 107314 contains these coding sequences:
- a CDS encoding TRAP transporter large permease: MGTEILAILMFPAIAVGIFLGFPVFVVLMGVSLWVGLIGWGSPIMDQMASAALWVLMNDALPAVPLFVFMGCMMERAGIAERSFHVLQVLFGPVRGSVALATLALCTLFAAATGVVGAPVTVMGLLALPVMLRRGYDIPMATGTILAGGTLGILIPPSIMLVLYGPLANVSVARLYAAAIIPGLILSGLYMGYVAVRCAINPKMGPPLPPEERAMPKLQLFYALVVDMVPFFLIILAVLGSIVFGLAAPTEAAAVGAVCGMLLAAAHRQLNLKNLKDAVYDTMMASAFVLTITVGANIFTGAFLALGGGQLITDFLFWLPVGRYGVLAVILLIIFIMGFFVDWIAILLIFIPIFAPIVPKLGFDPLWFALLVCICLQTAFLTPPFATSIFYLKGVAPPEVKLMDIYKGVIPYIALQLIGLTLCIIFPQVVLWLPTLAYGK; this comes from the coding sequence ATGGGCACGGAGATCCTTGCTATCTTAATGTTCCCTGCCATAGCAGTAGGCATTTTTTTGGGCTTTCCTGTATTTGTTGTCCTCATGGGTGTCTCTCTTTGGGTGGGGCTTATCGGTTGGGGCTCACCTATTATGGATCAGATGGCCAGTGCTGCTTTGTGGGTTCTTATGAATGATGCGCTTCCGGCTGTCCCGCTATTTGTGTTCATGGGTTGTATGATGGAAAGGGCAGGTATTGCCGAGCGATCATTCCATGTTCTTCAAGTCCTTTTTGGTCCAGTGAGAGGTTCGGTTGCTTTGGCTACGCTTGCACTGTGTACGCTCTTCGCTGCCGCTACTGGCGTAGTTGGTGCTCCGGTTACCGTAATGGGCCTCCTTGCTCTGCCGGTGATGTTGAGGCGCGGCTATGATATTCCTATGGCTACAGGAACCATCCTGGCAGGTGGAACGTTGGGCATCCTAATACCTCCCAGCATCATGTTAGTGTTATATGGACCATTAGCAAACGTATCTGTGGCGAGGCTTTATGCCGCAGCAATTATTCCTGGGCTCATTTTGTCGGGCTTATATATGGGTTATGTAGCTGTGCGCTGTGCCATTAACCCTAAGATGGGCCCCCCTTTACCGCCAGAGGAGAGAGCTATGCCAAAACTTCAACTCTTCTACGCGCTGGTGGTGGATATGGTACCGTTTTTCTTGATTATTCTCGCGGTTTTGGGGTCAATAGTCTTTGGCTTAGCCGCTCCGACGGAAGCAGCGGCAGTAGGGGCTGTGTGCGGTATGCTCCTAGCGGCTGCCCATAGGCAGCTCAATCTTAAGAACCTAAAGGATGCAGTTTACGATACGATGATGGCCTCTGCCTTCGTGCTCACTATAACTGTAGGAGCAAACATCTTTACCGGAGCTTTTCTGGCTTTGGGCGGTGGCCAGCTCATAACGGATTTTCTATTCTGGTTGCCGGTGGGCCGGTATGGCGTGCTTGCCGTTATACTTTTGATTATCTTTATAATGGGTTTCTTTGTGGATTGGATTGCCATTTTATTGATTTTCATTCCCATTTTCGCTCCTATAGTACCAAAGTTGGGATTTGATCCCCTTTGGTTTGCCCTCTTGGTGTGCATATGCCTTCAGACCGCATTTTTGACGCCACCATTTGCGACGTCTATCTTTTATCTGAAGGGAGTAGCTCCGCCCGAAGTGAAACTGATGGACATTTATAAAGGTGTTATACCTTATATCGCGTTGCAGCTGATTGGTTTGACTTTATGCATTATCTTTCCGCAGGTAGTTTTGTGGTTGCCGACGTTGGCTTATGGCAAGTAA
- a CDS encoding TRAP transporter substrate-binding protein: MKRSSMWMIGVVIITTLVFAAYTIDAAAQEKPIKWRTQSTFGVGSWDFIHGERVVKRIEAISQGRLQLGPLLAPGTIVPAYEVLDAVNRGILEAGQGWSGYWVGKNSAFTLFSSATGGPFGMDAWDWAAWLLFGGGYDLWKELFESTGYTNVVPFMIKGELPEPLGWFPKPITSFEDLKGLKMRVAGMAADVFKEAGVAVVNVSGGEILPLLERKTIDATEYSDPHSDLLLGLPDILKFYEMPGIHQPSGCTELLINKKKWEQLSQDLKDIVEVVCNEMTLKNNFEEWIYGQEALEKIEKEYGVQVVRTPDEVLIKFLEAWDKVAARECEANPMFKKIYESQKAWASKYVPYRTRIYPPYSLIADYYWKK; encoded by the coding sequence ATGAAAAGATCGAGTATGTGGATGATCGGAGTTGTGATCATCACGACCCTTGTTTTTGCAGCTTATACTATAGACGCAGCAGCGCAGGAAAAGCCGATAAAGTGGAGGACGCAGAGCACATTCGGAGTGGGATCATGGGACTTTATCCACGGAGAGAGGGTAGTTAAGCGCATCGAGGCAATAAGCCAGGGCCGGCTGCAGCTTGGGCCATTGCTCGCCCCCGGCACGATAGTTCCGGCCTACGAGGTGCTCGATGCCGTAAATAGAGGTATCTTGGAGGCTGGGCAAGGCTGGTCCGGTTATTGGGTCGGCAAAAATTCCGCTTTTACGTTGTTTTCGTCTGCTACAGGTGGTCCATTTGGTATGGATGCTTGGGACTGGGCGGCATGGCTTCTCTTTGGAGGCGGTTATGATTTATGGAAGGAACTGTTTGAAAGTACCGGCTATACCAATGTTGTACCATTTATGATCAAGGGGGAACTCCCAGAGCCGCTTGGATGGTTCCCAAAACCCATAACGAGTTTTGAGGATCTTAAAGGCCTTAAGATGCGGGTAGCTGGTATGGCTGCCGACGTGTTCAAAGAGGCGGGCGTGGCAGTCGTCAATGTGTCAGGAGGGGAAATCCTTCCCTTGTTGGAGAGGAAGACCATAGACGCAACGGAATACAGTGATCCACATAGCGATCTATTGCTTGGGCTACCTGACATTTTGAAATTCTACGAGATGCCTGGAATACATCAACCTAGCGGATGCACTGAATTATTGATAAACAAAAAGAAATGGGAACAATTATCTCAAGACCTTAAAGATATCGTAGAAGTGGTTTGCAACGAGATGACCTTGAAGAACAACTTTGAAGAATGGATATATGGGCAAGAAGCGCTGGAAAAAATTGAGAAGGAATATGGTGTTCAAGTGGTTAGGACTCCCGATGAAGTGTTGATTAAATTCCTTGAGGCGTGGGATAAGGTTGCAGCCAGAGAGTGCGAAGCTAACCCTATGTTTAAGAAGATTTACGAGTCGCAAAAAGCATGGGCATCTAAATATGTTCCATATAGGACGCGGATCTATCCACCTTATTCCTTAATCGCTGACTACTATTGGAAGAAGTAA
- a CDS encoding nitroreductase family protein, with translation MTLKNNPVIQAILGRRSIRRYQPKAVEKEKVNMLLECACAAPSAGNSRPWHFIVVDDRSKLNAIAEAHPYGKMLFQAPLAIVVCGDPTKSPFAHRHWVDDCSAAMENILLAAHALELGAVWLGVQPDAGREQAVRNILSMPDHIRVLGIASIGYPAETKEPHHGIDEGCLHMNGW, from the coding sequence ATGACGCTCAAGAATAACCCAGTAATTCAGGCCATCTTAGGCCGCAGGAGCATCCGCAGATACCAGCCCAAGGCTGTAGAAAAAGAGAAGGTCAATATGCTTTTGGAGTGCGCCTGTGCCGCGCCGAGCGCAGGCAACAGCCGACCATGGCACTTCATTGTAGTCGACGACAGGAGCAAGCTCAACGCCATTGCCGAGGCTCACCCTTACGGCAAGATGCTCTTTCAAGCCCCCCTTGCCATCGTCGTCTGTGGCGATCCGACCAAAAGCCCCTTCGCCCATCGTCATTGGGTTGACGACTGTTCGGCCGCAATGGAAAACATATTGCTCGCAGCGCATGCCTTGGAACTTGGAGCCGTATGGCTCGGCGTGCAACCTGACGCCGGAAGAGAGCAAGCCGTAAGGAACATTCTTTCCATGCCGGATCACATAAGGGTGCTCGGCATAGCGAGCATAGGCTACCCTGCCGAGACAAAAGAGCCGCACCACGGCATAGACGAGGGTTGTCTCCATATGAACGGGTGGTAA
- a CDS encoding ABC transporter permease, protein MRRILAVVLRYLYVYRRSWVRQFEMVFWPTMDLLVWGYVTIFIQRTAGGELPNFITFLIGAMIFWDILYRCQQGISISFLEDVWARNLLNVFCSPLRLSEYITATYIFGLMRVGATFILMSFVALVLYRFDVFDMGLYLLPFLANLLVFGLTMGLFAVSVMLRFGQGAEALVWALPFLIQPVSAVFYPIEVLPSALKNIASLLPTSYVFEGMRAVIRNGNLPSGELLLASGLNLLYLALSAWLLSRMFDFARDKGTLGKLGME, encoded by the coding sequence ATGCGCCGCATCTTGGCCGTAGTCTTGCGCTATCTCTACGTTTACAGGCGCAGTTGGGTAAGGCAGTTTGAGATGGTCTTTTGGCCGACCATGGACCTTTTAGTGTGGGGATACGTGACGATCTTCATCCAACGCACCGCCGGGGGCGAGCTGCCGAACTTCATAACCTTTCTCATAGGGGCAATGATATTTTGGGACATCCTCTACCGTTGCCAGCAAGGTATAAGCATATCGTTTCTTGAGGACGTATGGGCCAGAAACCTGCTAAATGTATTTTGCTCGCCGCTTCGCCTCTCCGAGTACATAACAGCCACCTACATATTTGGCCTGATGCGGGTGGGCGCCACGTTTATCCTCATGTCGTTCGTTGCCCTCGTCTTATATCGCTTCGACGTTTTCGATATGGGGTTGTACCTCTTGCCGTTTTTGGCAAACCTCTTGGTCTTCGGCCTCACCATGGGACTTTTCGCCGTGTCCGTAATGCTTCGCTTTGGCCAGGGAGCCGAGGCGTTGGTATGGGCTTTGCCTTTCCTAATTCAGCCAGTCTCTGCGGTCTTTTATCCGATAGAAGTACTACCGTCTGCCCTCAAAAATATAGCCTCGCTTTTGCCTACAAGTTACGTCTTCGAGGGCATGAGGGCGGTGATACGAAACGGTAACCTTCCCTCGGGCGAGCTCCTCTTGGCTTCGGGATTAAACCTGCTATATCTGGCCCTTTCTGCGTGGCTTCTCTCTCGCATGTTCGACTTTGCCAGAGACAAGGGAACGTTGGGCAAACTTGGGATGGAGTGA
- a CDS encoding zinc-dependent alcohol dehydrogenase, giving the protein MKAVVKLSRGKGNMSLMEVDKPTCGENDVVIRVRAVGVCGTDYHIYTDEYATTPPIAVGHEFSGEIVKVGGKVKGLAVGDRVVSELSVESCGVCRLCKSGNPHMCPHRRSPGTFTDGAYAEYIKLPWRLIHKIPDNVSFDEAAVAEPSAVVAQGLLERARVEPEDFVVVMGPGPIGLLALQMAKLYGARAVMVVGTDADEKVRLPLARKLGADYVVNASKEDAVEKVLGLTEGFGADLVMECSGSRQAINAGIKALRRQGRMGVIGIPGPEELNINWKEAVLKAINVVFSFASSPLSWNMVLSMLGRKVLDVESLISHREPLENWQKVFEEIEKGNVVKAILYP; this is encoded by the coding sequence ATGAAGGCAGTGGTGAAGTTATCTCGCGGCAAGGGCAACATGAGCCTTATGGAGGTGGATAAGCCTACATGCGGCGAAAATGACGTGGTGATCCGCGTCAGAGCCGTAGGAGTTTGCGGCACGGATTATCACATCTATACCGACGAATACGCCACAACTCCGCCTATTGCGGTGGGGCATGAGTTTTCCGGCGAGATCGTGAAGGTTGGGGGCAAGGTTAAAGGATTAGCGGTAGGCGATAGGGTAGTCAGCGAGCTCTCCGTAGAGAGCTGCGGCGTTTGCAGGCTATGCAAAAGCGGCAACCCTCATATGTGTCCTCACAGGAGGTCGCCTGGCACGTTCACCGACGGCGCCTATGCAGAGTATATAAAGCTTCCGTGGCGCCTCATCCACAAAATCCCCGACAATGTTAGTTTTGACGAAGCGGCTGTGGCGGAACCCTCTGCCGTTGTGGCTCAAGGGTTGCTTGAAAGGGCGAGAGTAGAGCCGGAGGATTTTGTTGTAGTCATGGGCCCCGGGCCGATAGGGCTCCTTGCGCTTCAGATGGCAAAATTGTACGGCGCGAGAGCGGTAATGGTCGTGGGAACGGATGCTGACGAGAAGGTTCGTTTGCCGCTTGCCCGAAAGCTCGGTGCTGACTATGTAGTGAACGCATCTAAAGAAGACGCGGTAGAAAAGGTCCTTGGCCTTACCGAGGGTTTTGGAGCAGACCTCGTGATGGAGTGTTCGGGTTCCAGACAAGCCATAAACGCCGGCATTAAGGCTTTGAGGAGGCAGGGGCGCATGGGCGTTATAGGCATCCCTGGCCCTGAGGAACTAAACATAAACTGGAAAGAGGCAGTGCTTAAGGCTATAAATGTGGTTTTTAGCTTCGCCTCGTCGCCTTTGAGCTGGAACATGGTCCTTTCGATGCTCGGCAGAAAAGTATTGGATGTCGAAAGCTTAATAAGCCACAGGGAACCTTTAGAGAACTGGCAAAAGGTTTTCGAGGAGATAGAGAAAGGCAACGTGGTGAAAGCAATCTTGTATCCTTAG
- a CDS encoding ABC transporter ATP-binding protein — translation MEHEIVLRVEGVTKCFGDRCAVDDVTIAVPRGETLGILGANGAGKTTLLLMLLGAVRPTKGHICVFGLNLEHHRVDILRRMNFVSINVNLPMNLRVWENLATFARLYGVNDPWRRVDELLELMEISHLKNALTGALSSGETTRLNLCKALINHPELLLLDEPTANLDPDIAEKVRTTLKRLCEEEGTTILYTSHNMHDVEEICHRVVFLHKGRLVASGSPKELIARYESRDLEELFIRIVREEGVAAS, via the coding sequence ATGGAGCATGAGATTGTCCTTCGCGTAGAAGGCGTTACTAAGTGCTTTGGAGACAGATGCGCCGTAGACGATGTCACTATAGCCGTGCCGCGGGGGGAGACGCTCGGAATATTGGGGGCCAACGGCGCGGGGAAGACCACGTTGCTTCTCATGCTCTTGGGGGCCGTGAGGCCGACAAAGGGACACATCTGCGTCTTCGGGTTGAACCTGGAGCATCACAGGGTAGACATCCTGCGACGGATGAACTTCGTCTCGATAAATGTTAACCTGCCCATGAACCTGCGCGTCTGGGAAAACCTCGCCACCTTCGCCCGCCTATACGGCGTAAATGACCCGTGGCGCAGGGTGGACGAACTCTTGGAGCTGATGGAGATAAGCCACCTCAAAAACGCCCTCACCGGGGCTCTCTCGAGCGGAGAGACGACGCGCTTGAACCTCTGCAAAGCCCTCATAAATCACCCAGAGTTGTTGCTCTTGGATGAACCGACGGCCAATCTGGACCCAGATATAGCCGAGAAGGTGCGAACCACGTTGAAGAGGCTTTGCGAGGAGGAGGGGACGACCATACTCTACACGTCGCACAATATGCACGACGTGGAAGAGATCTGCCACCGCGTCGTATTCCTCCACAAGGGACGCCTGGTGGCCTCCGGAAGCCCAAAGGAGCTCATCGCGCGCTACGAAAGCCGAGACTTAGAGGAACTATTCATCCGCATAGTCCGAGAAGAAGGAGTGGCGGCAAGTTGA
- a CDS encoding thioesterase family protein, which produces MLDVKDFVKQGEEVTITKVVGPEDTVGTSSTHLQQLLSTNACINIMIKTAVEMVDPKLPPGYITVGRYWETTHHAPVLMGSTVNFKITLDKIDSNRLLFSMTGWDDTGEFCRAKHERVVINKDKLMDKVRERATR; this is translated from the coding sequence ATGTTGGACGTGAAAGACTTCGTCAAGCAAGGCGAGGAGGTCACCATCACGAAGGTGGTGGGACCAGAGGACACGGTGGGCACCAGCTCCACACACCTTCAACAGCTCCTTTCTACCAACGCATGTATCAACATAATGATCAAAACAGCAGTAGAAATGGTGGATCCCAAGCTTCCCCCAGGATACATAACCGTGGGACGCTATTGGGAGACCACACATCACGCCCCCGTATTGATGGGCTCCACAGTGAACTTCAAGATCACCCTCGACAAAATCGACAGCAATAGGCTGCTTTTCTCTATGACGGGATGGGACGATACGGGCGAATTCTGCCGCGCAAAGCATGAGCGTGTGGTGATAAACAAAGATAAGCTGATGGACAAGGTCAGAGAGCGAGCCACACGATAA
- a CDS encoding TRAP transporter small permease subunit, with protein sequence MDRFISFADKLSEVTAKIFAWLIIPLVLGLFYEVIARYVFKAPTVWAYDLTYMLYGTMFILGSPYALCKDKHIRIDVFYQRFSPRQKGIVDVCLYLILFFPAIIVLFVKGIDYAAFSWQMREVSSAGAWRPPLYPLKTVLPVAMFVMLLQGIAQFIRSLRLAKGGK encoded by the coding sequence GTGGATAGGTTTATCAGTTTTGCCGACAAACTGAGCGAAGTTACCGCGAAAATTTTTGCGTGGCTTATCATTCCTCTTGTGTTGGGATTATTCTATGAAGTTATTGCTCGATATGTCTTTAAAGCGCCTACAGTATGGGCCTACGACCTGACTTACATGCTTTACGGCACGATGTTCATATTGGGCTCTCCTTATGCCTTATGCAAGGACAAACATATAAGAATAGACGTGTTTTACCAACGATTCTCTCCACGTCAGAAAGGGATTGTAGATGTCTGCCTGTATTTGATACTTTTCTTCCCTGCCATTATTGTTCTCTTTGTCAAAGGGATAGATTATGCGGCCTTCTCATGGCAGATGAGGGAAGTGAGCAGTGCAGGTGCGTGGCGACCCCCTCTTTATCCGTTGAAAACTGTACTTCCCGTGGCAATGTTCGTTATGTTGCTTCAAGGAATAGCTCAGTTCATTCGTTCTTTGCGTCTCGCTAAAGGAGGTAAATAG
- a CDS encoding patatin-like phospholipase family protein, whose product MTTPTKFAIEETRAEVLHPRRKRVALALGAGGARGLAHVGVLSVLEEEGIPIDFIAGTSMGAVVGAMYAQAPDACTLTEKVEEALDGQALESLGLSYLKRQNNGAISLLQQITEVATMIVTSGFKEARLSLLKAKRLERALSSVIDDCDMKELQIPFLAIATDLNSGRSVTLTEGSTVRAVRVSASVPGFFPPEVVEDMMLVDGGVSAPVPVEFARRAADVVIAVSVEPTKLKPLETPHVAEVLKRADFIRGLCLSAMQLAQADVTLQPDLGDAHWMDFDQWRSFVEAGREEARRKIDEIRSVIKSAGGRRSRASSFAS is encoded by the coding sequence ATGACGACGCCGACAAAATTCGCGATAGAAGAAACAAGAGCTGAGGTCTTACATCCGCGCAGGAAAAGGGTAGCTCTCGCCTTGGGGGCCGGCGGAGCGAGAGGGCTTGCCCACGTAGGCGTGCTTTCCGTGCTCGAGGAAGAGGGAATCCCCATCGATTTCATAGCTGGGACATCAATGGGGGCAGTGGTAGGTGCTATGTATGCCCAGGCCCCGGACGCTTGCACCCTGACGGAGAAGGTTGAAGAGGCTCTGGATGGTCAAGCGTTAGAATCGCTTGGTTTAAGTTACCTTAAAAGACAAAATAACGGCGCAATTTCGCTCTTGCAGCAGATAACTGAGGTAGCAACGATGATAGTAACGTCTGGCTTCAAAGAGGCGCGCTTGAGCCTGCTTAAGGCAAAGAGGCTTGAGCGCGCCCTTTCTTCGGTCATCGACGACTGCGATATGAAGGAGCTCCAGATCCCCTTTTTGGCCATAGCCACCGATCTCAACAGCGGCAGGAGTGTCACGTTGACAGAGGGCAGCACCGTCAGAGCCGTCCGCGTATCCGCTTCAGTGCCCGGCTTCTTTCCTCCAGAAGTGGTTGAAGACATGATGCTCGTCGACGGCGGTGTTTCAGCCCCTGTCCCTGTGGAATTCGCCAGGCGTGCGGCAGATGTGGTAATCGCCGTATCTGTCGAACCGACCAAGCTCAAGCCGCTCGAGACTCCTCATGTGGCGGAGGTATTGAAGAGGGCCGACTTTATAAGAGGGCTATGCTTATCGGCGATGCAGCTCGCCCAGGCGGATGTGACCCTTCAGCCTGACCTCGGGGATGCGCACTGGATGGATTTCGATCAATGGCGATCTTTCGTGGAAGCGGGAAGAGAAGAGGCTCGAAGGAAGATCGACGAGATCCGTTCCGTCATCAAGAGTGCAGGTGGTCGCCGAAGCCGCGCCTCAAGTTTTGCGAGTTGA
- a CDS encoding amidohydrolase produces MSVKGKRYFVVFLILAAVLVLQPLAAVVLASEATAAKETAVSWVKENAQHFGDVSRKLWEYAEVGLHEFKSSDLLVGELEKNGFKVERGQAGMPTAFVGTFTRGSGKPVIGIIAEFDALPNGHSCGHNLFGAGSVAAAIATKVAMEKKGIDGTVKLFGTPTEDTHGGKVWMAREGVFDGCDAILIWHPGTKNEAKYGSNLAVQILDVTFTGKSAHAGAAPEKGRSALDGLMIASMAMEFLREHMIEPMRIHYVISAGGQATNVVPDLAKMSLGLRGPKMADIEYLRSREGGIDDCLRAGALASGTDVTAPVVGAFYNLIPNKTGAYLLYENMKAIEPPKFTEEEQEMAKSLAQKYNLSLEGLDSTVYEPSSEMSKGSEDTGDVSYIAPVLKLYAACAAVGSPGHSPVNVEQYGSSIGQKGMVYAAEVLAATALDLLTDKDKLEAVQKEFEENLKGAEYHPVIAEDRWPPIPEQNPPDFKGPAPQIRPAPKAPESLLYWKKK; encoded by the coding sequence GTGAGTGTCAAGGGAAAGCGTTATTTCGTTGTGTTTTTGATTTTAGCGGCGGTGCTTGTCTTGCAGCCATTAGCAGCGGTTGTCTTGGCAAGTGAGGCGACTGCTGCAAAAGAAACGGCCGTAAGCTGGGTGAAAGAAAACGCGCAGCACTTCGGTGATGTCTCCAGAAAACTTTGGGAATATGCCGAAGTAGGGCTGCACGAGTTTAAGAGTTCAGACCTGCTGGTAGGCGAGCTTGAGAAAAACGGTTTTAAGGTAGAGCGTGGACAAGCGGGCATGCCTACGGCATTTGTGGGCACATTTACGCGGGGTTCAGGAAAACCTGTGATAGGCATAATTGCGGAGTTTGATGCCCTGCCCAACGGACATTCCTGCGGCCATAACTTATTTGGCGCCGGTAGCGTGGCCGCTGCGATCGCGACGAAGGTGGCGATGGAGAAAAAAGGGATCGACGGCACCGTTAAGCTCTTTGGCACGCCGACCGAAGACACTCACGGCGGCAAGGTTTGGATGGCCAGAGAAGGCGTATTCGACGGTTGTGACGCCATACTCATTTGGCATCCAGGCACAAAAAATGAGGCCAAATACGGTTCGAACTTGGCGGTGCAGATTTTAGACGTTACGTTTACTGGAAAGAGTGCCCATGCAGGCGCCGCGCCCGAAAAGGGGAGGTCCGCCTTGGATGGCCTTATGATCGCCTCCATGGCTATGGAGTTTTTGAGGGAGCACATGATAGAACCCATGAGGATACACTACGTGATCTCTGCCGGTGGACAAGCGACGAACGTCGTCCCGGACCTCGCTAAAATGTCTTTGGGCCTGAGGGGTCCCAAGATGGCAGACATAGAATACCTGCGCAGCCGAGAAGGAGGTATCGATGACTGCCTACGCGCCGGGGCGCTGGCGAGTGGCACGGACGTCACTGCTCCCGTCGTTGGAGCCTTTTACAACTTGATACCCAACAAGACCGGCGCGTATCTCTTGTATGAAAACATGAAGGCCATAGAGCCGCCCAAGTTTACAGAAGAAGAGCAAGAGATGGCCAAGTCTTTGGCTCAAAAGTATAATCTTTCCTTAGAAGGGCTCGACAGCACTGTTTATGAACCTTCCTCTGAAATGAGCAAGGGATCGGAAGATACAGGCGACGTGAGTTATATAGCTCCTGTCTTAAAGCTTTACGCTGCATGTGCGGCCGTTGGTTCTCCTGGACATTCTCCGGTAAACGTAGAGCAATACGGCAGCTCCATTGGGCAAAAGGGTATGGTTTACGCCGCTGAGGTTTTGGCCGCTACTGCCTTAGATCTTTTAACCGACAAAGATAAGTTAGAAGCCGTGCAGAAGGAATTTGAGGAAAACCTGAAAGGGGCTGAATATCACCCTGTCATAGCAGAAGACCGTTGGCCGCCCATACCTGAGCAGAATCCGCCAGACTTCAAAGGACCGGCTCCGCAGATTCGCCCCGCGCCCAAAGCGCCGGAGTCTCTTCTGTATTGGAAGAAAAAGTAG
- a CDS encoding HAD family hydrolase yields MGDILKEHLVRAVIFDFGGVIAEEGFVNGLKVIGRRYGKDPDEVLKLGSSLSYETGFVNGKATEQQFWDAFRHYTGISAPDEELREVVLSRFVLRPRVLELARSLKEAGLTTAILSDQTNWLEEINERTPFFYLFDRVFNSYRMGISKRDTAIFNIVLRELGLRPPQAIFVDDRNENVERAASVGIKAILYRDEESLIDELLCFLPQLATFVQEKRT; encoded by the coding sequence ATGGGCGATATTCTCAAAGAGCATCTTGTAAGGGCTGTCATATTCGACTTCGGTGGCGTGATTGCAGAAGAGGGGTTTGTCAACGGTCTGAAAGTCATAGGCAGGCGCTACGGCAAGGACCCCGACGAAGTCTTGAAGCTGGGAAGCTCGCTTTCCTATGAAACTGGTTTCGTCAACGGCAAGGCGACGGAACAACAATTTTGGGATGCCTTCAGGCATTATACGGGCATATCTGCGCCCGACGAGGAACTGCGGGAGGTTGTTCTCTCTCGCTTTGTCCTTCGCCCACGCGTGCTCGAACTCGCGAGATCGCTCAAAGAGGCTGGCCTTACAACTGCTATTTTAAGCGATCAGACGAACTGGCTTGAGGAGATCAACGAGCGCACGCCGTTCTTTTATCTTTTTGACAGGGTTTTTAATAGCTACAGGATGGGCATATCTAAACGCGATACGGCGATATTTAATATTGTGTTGCGGGAACTCGGCTTAAGACCCCCTCAAGCCATCTTTGTAGATGACAGAAACGAAAACGTGGAGCGAGCCGCCTCGGTCGGCATAAAGGCCATACTCTATAGAGACGAAGAAAGCCTGATCGACGAACTCCTTTGCTTTCTCCCGCAATTAGCGACGTTTGTCCAAGAAAAACGAACATAG